The genomic window CCGCGCGGATCATTCCTCCCGTGGATGCCATGTTCCGCAGCATCGCTCAGAGTGCAGAGCCCGATTGGGTGCCTGCGTTTGAAGACATGGCCAAGGCGATCGAAGAGCCGGGGTTTCTGGAGCGTTTGCAGGGCTTTTCACCACCCATGCACGCCCTCACGCGGGATACCTGCTCTATTACCCGGATGTCGGCGTCCAACAAGATCAACGTTGTTCCCCCGGAGTCCTGGGGTGAGCTGGATTGCAGGATTCTTCCCGACAAACCCGTGGAAGAATTTGTAGAGGAGCTGCGAGAGCTGGTGGCGCCCAGCGGCGTGGAAGTGGAAGTGCTGATGGCGTTCTCGCCGGCGATTACCGATACCGGTTCGCGCCTTTACTCTGCCATTACCGATATCACTGCGGAGCGGCATCCGGGATCGCGGGTGATGCCCTCGGTGTCAGCGGGTTTTACGGACAGCCACTTTACGCGGGATGCGGGCATCGCCAGCTACGGCTTTACGCCCACGGTGATACCCGAAGAAGAGATGGTGCGAATTCACGGCAACGACGAAAGGATCAGCGAGGCTGCCTTTCGTCGAGGAGTAGATGACCATCTGGCCATCATCGAAGCCGTGGTTTACGACTGAGGTCTGTCGTTCTGGTGCGGAATGCTTAGCTTTGCTGGCGCCGGCGCAGCAGTAACAGGGCGCCGACAGCCATCAGGGGGAGGGAGCCGGGTACGGGGACGGCGTTTACTCTCAAGGTTTGCCACTCAGTGGAAGTCTGTCCGGTAGTCCTGGCTGTCTGCGAGGTTTCAAAGGTCCGGTAGCGAGCTGAGTTGATTCCGTCGCAGCATCCTTCAAAGCCCAGCAACGTGAGCGAGAAGCTTCCGACATCGGAGAATTCGTAGCTCAGAACGTCACTATTGTTCCAGTTTTTGCTCCACCAGATATCAGTGTTGTAGTAGTCAATGGGTGCGTCCTCATAGTCGGCGAGGATGAAGCCACCCAGACCCCAATCAAGACCAAACTCAAACTCTACGGAGCCCGACAGGCTGCCGTTAATTGTGTAGAGCGCACCATAATCCTCGCGAGTACCGTTACAGGTTTTACGATAGCTGATGCCCTCAAAAGCCTCGAGATCCTTGCTACAAACCTCACCCTCGCTTGAGTTAAAAGCGTCCAGGGCTGCGTCGTAGCGATCACCGTTGTCGCCGCCAAGATCTCTCGCCGAGTACTCTGTGCTGACCATTTGTACATTGATGGAATCAATCACAAGACCCGCATTCGCAAGACCTGAAAAAGCAGCGATGGTCAGACCGGCAACTAGTTGTGTGTAACGCATGATTCAGTACTTTTATCTGGATGTGATGCCATTGGGCCCCATTCAGGGCTCCCAGGCACCCCACGGGGCTGTTCTCTGCGAAATCCATCACGTTTTCTGCGCGCTTTGCGATAAAACTGTGACGGGCGTCACGAGGCGCCGGCGTTGATACAAACCCTTGTGCTTTGACCCGAGCGCCATTGCACCAGAGAATGGAGCTGCTTTTTCCGCAAACCCACGGAGACTCAGGTGACCACACGTAAGCAATGGCAGTTGCATCCAACCCTGGCCAGGGATTGCCATGTGCTGGGTGGCACCGCTGACGTCGAACTTTTGCTCCACCGCAATGCGCTCCTCCACTGGTTTATTCTTGTACCCCACACGTCGGCTCTGGACCTCCTCGATCTACCGGACCATGAGCGGGAAGCCCTGCTGAACCAGGCACGGGGGGTGAGCGATTATCTGAAACAGACGCTGGACTACCCGCGGGTCAACGTGGGGGCGCTGGGCTTGGTGGTGCCTCAACTTCATTTGCATGTTGTTGGTCGCCGGGAGGGAGATCCCTGTTGGCCAGCGCCTGTGTGGGGAAATCTGGATGCCGGGAGCAGCTATACATCCGCACAGATTGATGAGCTGACAAAGGCGATGAACGCCCTCGGCTTAGGCAATGCTTGAAACTTTCTTTCCGCGGTCCGATCATGGCGGTCCCGTAAAAATATAAACGAGAATCCGCCATGCTCATTGTTGAGTCTTACAGCATCGCCGTAGCGATGTGCCTGATCACCATGCTGTGTTGGGGGTCCTGGGCGAACACGCAAAAGCTCGCGAGCAACGAGTGGCAGTTCCAGCTTTTTTACTGGGACTATTCCCTCGGCGTGTTACTGCTCACCCTGCTGTTTGCTTTTACCATCGGTTCCTCCGGCGAAGAAGGCCGGGCCTTTATGCCCGACATCTCCCAGGCCGGCTCCGAGGCTGTGCGCTCCGCCTTTATCGGCGGCGTGGTCTTCAATCTCGCCAACATCCTTCTGGTTGTCGCCATCGATATTGCGGGGATGGCGGTGGCCTTCCCCGTGGCCATCGGTCTTGCGCTGGTGATCGGCGTGGTCACCAACTACATGGCCGCTCCCGTGGGGGACCCGGTGTTTCTGTTCACCGGCGTCGGCCTGGTGACCGCCGCGATCATTGTTTGCGCTCTGATCTACGCGCGGCTGCCCCAGGACGAGGGCCGCTCCGTAGGCAAAGGTCTGGCCATCTCTGTCATTGCCGGTATCGCCATGGGCTTCTTCTATCGTTTTGTCGCGGCGTCTATCTCCATGGACTTTGCAAATCCCGAGGCCGGGCTTATGACACCCTACAGCGCGGGTGTGGTGTTTGCCGTGGGACTTCTCCTGTCCAACGTTATCTGGCTGGTGCCCCTGATGTACAAGCCCATCTCCGGCGAAGTAGCGCCCATCGGCGAGTACTTCAGCAAGGGCACGCCGCGTCTTCATCTCGTGGGTATTCTGGGCGGTGCGATCTGGTGCGTGGGCTTCTCCTTCAGCTTCATCGCCTCCGGAGCAGCAGGACCCGCTATTTCCTACGGACTCGGTCAGGGCGCGACCATGGTCGCCGCCTTCTGGGGCGTGTTTATCTGGAAGGAGTTCAAGGATGCCCCGGAGGGCACCTCGATGATGATCGCTGCGATGTTCGCGCTGTTCTTCGTGGGGCTGGGGTTGATCGTTTACTCACGCTAGTTGTCTTCGCATTGCTCGCACGTTAGCGAGGCCGGCGCCCACTAAAGCCATGAGGTAGGCGTAGAGAGCGCCTTCCTCTGAGATCCTAACGCTTGCGAGCGGGGACTATGCTTGTTGATGCAGTGAGGGAGCGTCGGCGTCCAAGGATGGACGCCGCCGAGCTGCCATGGATGGCGCTTTTTGCGTCTCCCGAGCGCATCGACAAGTATCGTCCCCGCGTCACAGTCGTGAGTGCATAAGCCTTTAGTAGGCCTCAGTCCCCACCCCACCAGTAACAATCGCCACTCCCGCACTGCAACCCAGGCGATTGGCGCCTGCGTTCAGCATGGCGATGGCCGTATCCCGGTCACGAATACCGCCCGAGGCTTTCACGCCGATGTCCAGACCCACGACGCTGCGCATAAGGGCGACGTCTTCCACCGTGGCGCCGCCGGTGCTGAAGCCTGTTGAGGTTTTGACAAAAGCGACGCCGAGGTCCCGGCAGATCTCGCAGGCCAGGCGCTTGTGGGACTCGGTGAGTAAGCAGGTTTCGAGAATAACTTTCAGGGGCACCTCAGAACAGCTGGCTAGCACTTCCGCAATACCGCGGTGCACAGCGTCCCAGTCACCGGCAAGAGCCTCGCCCACAGACAGCACCATGTCTATTTCCTGGGCGCCGGCATCAATCGCCATGCGCGCTTCTGCCGCTGTAGCGGCGGGTAGGGAGGCTCCCAGGGGAAACCCCACGACGGAGCAGGTTTTTACGGAGCTACCCGCAAGCTGCCTGCTTACCCGCGGCACCCAGAGACTGTTGACGCACACGGCAGCGAAGCGATGTTCCAGTGCCTCCTCGCAGATGCGATCGATATCTACACGGCGAGCTTCGGGTTTTAGCAGGGTGTGATCGATGGCGGCGGCGATGCTGGCGTTGTCGTAGCTATTCATGGAGCAGGCTCTAATGCAGGCGAATTCAGGGTTGGTTAGGCTACACTGTCGCGCATCGAATAAGAACGGAAGCACTGCTATGAAAATCGCTGTTATTGGCTCCTGCATGGTTGATCTCATCGCCTATACGGACACCGTGCCCAAGGCGGGAGAAACCCTCGTTGCAAAGGAATTCGCCATGGGCTGTGGGGGTAAAGGCGCTAATCAGGCCGTTGCGGCCTCAAAACTCGGCGCTGAGGTCCTCATGATGGGGCGCGTGGGGGATGATGCGTTTGCGGACAACACTCTGGCTAATTTTGAAAAATACGGTGTCAGCACCGAGCACGTTAGCAAGGTGCCGGGCGTCTCCAGTGGTGTCGCACCGATCTGGGTGGACGCGGACTCCCAGAACCGTATTCTGATTATTCCGGGCGCCAACATGCATCTGCTCCCCGCTGATATTACGGCGGCAAAGGATCAATTGAAGCAATGCAGCATGATTATTCTGCAGCTGGAGATACCGCTGGAGACGGTCTACGCCGCCATTGAATTTGGTAACGCCAATGGCATACCCGTACTTCTGAATCCCGCGCCCGCGAGTACCGAACTCAATATTGATTACGCCTGTCGTTGCGATTACTTCGTCCCGAACGAGACCGAGCTGGAAATTTTGACGGGCATGCCCGTGGATACCGAGGATCAGATTGCCCAGGCCGCAGGCTCTCTACTGGCTAAGGGCCTCAAGAATCTGATTGTGACCCTGGGAGACAAGGGCGCGCTGTGGATGCACGGGGGCGAGCGCAGGCACATTACCGCACCCTCCGTCGGCGCCGTGGATACCACGGGTGCCGGGGATGCCTTTATCGGTTGTTTTGCGGCGGAACTTGCCGCCGGTACGGAGGTGGAAGCCGCCATTGGCCGCGCCGTGAGCTACGCGTCCCACAGCGTTACGGGCAAGGGCACCCAGACCTCCTACGCCACAGCTGATGAATTCAGCCAGTGGCAGACCGCTGCCGGTTAACAGGTTCGTTGGAGACACGAACCGGAGGGCGCTTGTTATCGTATCTCTATTGGAGTACCACTAGCCCCGATGCAAATGTCGCAGAAAATCATTTGTGACAGGCAATAGAATGCCAAGAGACAGCTGAGAGCAAGCGAAGAGCAAGCCCAAAGAACGGCAAGAGAATCAAACTTATGACTCTGTTTACAAAAACCGCCTCAATCCTCACCACCTCCCTTTTCCTCACCGGCATGAGCATGAGCTCCCTTGCCGATTGGGAACTTGATGGAGAGCGTTCGACGGTACAGTTTATGTCCGTGAAGAACGCCAGTGTGGCTGAGCTGCACCACTTCCGATCCATCACCGGGGGCATCAGCGATACCGGTGCAGCGCAGGTTGCTCTGGATCTGGACAGCGTTGAAACCCTGGTGCCCATCCGCAACCAGCGCATGCGCGAACTGCTGTTTGAGACTGTGCGGTTTCCCGCGGCCATATTACGCGCCGAGGTGCCGAAGTCCCTCAGCGAGCTTCCTGTGGGTGAGACCCGTGATACCGCCATAGAGGTGGAGGTCGATCTCCACGGTGCCAAGCAGTCCTACACCACGGAGGTCCTCGTAACGCGGCTAAAGGACGGTGGCCTGCAGGTGGTGATCAGTGAGCCTCTTCTGGTAAAAGCCGCAGACTTCGGTCTTGCCGATGGTATTGAAGTACTCCGCGAAGTCGCGGGACTGCAAAGCATCAGCACCGCCGTCCCCGTGTCCGGTCAGCTGGTGTTTGTTCCCGACTCGGAGTGATCAGCCCGGGTTGCGGGGTCGGGCTCCAAGGCTCGCTGCCAGGCGCTGGTAGTTCGGGTTTTGCGGGGCCAGGGTTAGAAGCTTCCGGGCATAGCGCCGGGCCATGTCGGTTTTACCAAGCTCTGCGCTGTAGTTAACCAGGGCCAGAAGCACCTGCTCGTCCGCGGGCAAGGCACTATGCAGCTTGCCAAGGGTTGTCAGCGCACCGGGAGCATCACCGAAGTCGTGTTGGGCAACACCGTAAACAAAGCGGTGGCGTGATCCTGCGGTTTCCAGCGCAGCTGCCTTGCCCAGCCAGTCGAGCGCCCTATCCCGATTGCCTCCTCTGGCTTCCAGCAGTCCGAGGGCGTGCATGGCATCACCACTTTGAGGATTCACCCCGAGCGCTTTCTCAAGCTGTACACGAGCCTCGGCTTCCCGGCCCTGGCCGCGCAAAAGATCCGCAAGATTCAGATAGGCCGATATCAGCTGGGGATTCAGAGCCAGCGCTTCGCGATAGGCGGATTCAGCCGCGGGGAAATCGCCCCGCGTGGCGTTAAAGATACCCAGCTGCATGCTGGTAGCCGGCATATCCAGATGCTGGCGCTGCACGGCTTTATATTCATCAAACAGAGTCAGCAGTGACTGCTGACGCGCCGGGCTCAGTTCATCCAGAGGCACCGCCGCCAGACTCATGGCCACCTCCATACGCACCCCGGTCACGGGATCTTTAATCAGCGGCGCCAGCGCCAGATAGCGCCGCGTCACGGGCAGCTGCTGCATTGCTCTTACGGCGGAAATACGCAGCAGGGGGTCATCGGCGATGAGCAGGTTCTGGGCGATTTGCAGGGACCCTTCGGCGCCGCTGGCAGAGGCCCGCTCCAGGGCAGTGGCCCGCCAGATGGACGACTCCTTACCGTCTTTTGCGATTTCAAGGAGTGTTGGCGCAGCGCGAAGATCGCCCCGCTGGAGGGCGGCCATGGCCACGGCCCGGTGTTGGCTGGTGTTGCCGAAGTCCGTACCCCAGTCCCGAAGGGCATCCAGGGCCCACTGCGGTGACTGGTCCGCGTGGCAGTCCGTGCAGGCGTTCGGGGTGTCGATCATCACGCTCAGATCGGGGCGGGGTATGCGCATGGAATGATCCCGCCGCGCGTCCACGCCCATATAGGTTTTCGCCGGCATATGGCAATCCACACACTGCGCCCCGGCGCTCGTCGCGGGGTGATGATGGTGTTCGGGAGAATCAAAAACCTCGGATTTGTGGCACTGGGCGCACACCCCATTCCCCTCGGCTCGGAGCTTGTTTGAATGGGGCTCATGGCAGTTGGCGCAAACCACTCCCGCCTGAGACATCTTGCTCTGCATAAAGGACCCGTAGACGTAGACCTCGTCGAGGATCTGGCCGTCGTGGTGATACAGGGGTTCACCCAGCAGGGAGAGGCGATGCGTGTCTGACAGGGGTTTTCCGTAATCGTAATGACCCAGGGTGCTGCGTCTCGCGTGGCAGCGGGCGCAGTTGTCCACCTGCTGTTGATCATTGAGGGTGCTTCTGCGGCGCGCTATTGCGCTGCCCTCGGGAAAGTACCACTGCCCCCGGGCGCTCAGGTCGGTCTGCAGCCCCGAGGCATTGTTGCTGCCGAGAGCGCCGGACTGCGCCAGCGACACGTGCGTGCTGCCGGGCCCATGGCAGCTCTCGCAGCCTACGTCCTCTTCAAAAAACGTCGTGGCGAAACGCCGGGTGTCGGCGTTGTAGTTCTTTTGCACATCGGTGCTGTGGCACTCGGCACAGCGGGTGTTCCAATTGAGATAGGGACCGGTCCAGTGGAGGGGGTCGTCGTAGCGAATCTCCTCGTCGGGGAAGAGGTGGTACCAGCGCTGGCCGCCTTCCTCGACGTCTCTCGTGTCCCAGGCCACGGCCAGGGCCTGGAGTCGGCCGTCTTCCATGGGTAACAGATACTGTTGCAGCGGGTCCACGCCAAACACCCAGGCCACGGGATATTCCGTGATGATGCCGTCAGGTCCGTCGGTGCGCACAAAGTAGTTGCCGTCGCGGGTAAGAAACTGCGTCTCCGTGCCAAAGTATTCAAAACGGGCGTTATCAAAGTCCCCCAGTACCGTATCCGGCGTGGGCTTTTGCATGGCCAGGTCATGGTGCGAGCCACTCCATTGGCTATGTTCGCTGTCGTGGCAGCCGGCGCATTTCTCTGCGCCTATAAAGATCGGCTGGTCTGCGGTCGCCGACTCCGCCAAAGCCCCTGCGGCGCTTCCCAAAGAAAATGCCACAGCAACCGCCCAGAGGACCGCACGACAATATCGAGGGTAGCGAGAGTAGCGAGAATAACGACTGTGAACAGATACGGGTGTAGCCATGGCGGGTTTGTTGGAGCCTCACTTACCGGGGTCGTGGATGCAGAAAACTGGCGCATCCGCATGGTAACGCAAACTGCGTCTCCCTCTGGGGGGATATAGACAGGGACTTGCCCGGGTTCGTAGACTCGGCTCTGCGTTTTTTCTGGGGAAGCCTGCCTTGAAGCTGGGAATTTTAAAAACGGATGCCGTGCGCGAAGAGTGGGTCACGGACTTTGGTGAGTATCCGGATATGTTCGCGGCGCTGCTGGGTGCCCGGGATCCCGAAATGGAGTTCGTTACCTACGATGTGCGACTGAACGAATATCCCGAGGATATTGACGAGGTCGATGCCTACCTCATGACCGGAAGTCGTCACAGCGTTTACGACGATCTACCGTGGATAGCACCGCTCATGGATTTTGTCCGGGAGCTCGACGGCCGTCGTAAAAAGCTCGTGGGCATTTGTTTTGGCCACCAGCTGATTGCCCAGGCTCTGGGCGGTAAAACGGAAAAAGCTGAGGCCGGCTGGGGTGTGGGGATGCACTACCATCGCTTCTCCGTGCGCCCGGATTGGTTTGACGACGGCGATCTGGAGTTTCCTATTCTGGTTACTCATCAGGATCAGGTCACGGCCAATGCGCCGGGAGCAGAAGTGCTCGCAAGCAGTGATTTTTGCCCCAACGCCGTGTGCCAGATCGGGGAGCATATTCTCACCCTGCAGGGGCATCCGGAGTTTGTGAACGATTACTCCCGGGCGATCATGGAATTTCGCCGGGAAATCATCACCGAGCCCGTTTATCAATCCGGCATAGCATCCCTGGCGCAGCAGCCCGCTACGGAGCGCATGGCTCAGTGGATATTGCGTTTTTTAAAACGCTAGAAGTCCTGCCCTGAAACCCGGCTTCAGGGATTGTCGTGGTGTCGCACCTTTGCCTGCATGGCGTCGAGATACTCGTCCAACTCGGCATCATTGGAAAACACCGCCATGTCCGGGAGCGCCTGGAGAATCTGAAAAACTTTCTCGATCTGCGGCTGGCGATTGGCCACGGCGAGACTGCGCCCGGCGCTCTTGAGTTGTTTGGCCGCCTTGAAGATTACCCGCAAGCCCGCTGAGCTCACGTAATCCAGGGCCTGCATATCCAGCAGCACCATCTGCCAGTCTTCGGCAATGGCATCGTTCAGCGTTGCCTCAAAACCGGGTGCCGTGTCGGTGTTGAGGCCGCCGATCATGCTCACCCGCAGGAGGGATTTGGCGGGGTCTTCATGTCGCTGGGTATCAAGGTTCATGATTCAATCTCCCGTAGGGGCCGGCGTGTCGTGTTCAGCAGGTGATGCCAGGTCTATTCGTAAGCGCAGTATATTGCGCCCCTCTTCGCGGTGATAGGACTGGCGCGAGGTCAGTTGCGTTATGAGGTGCAGCCCGAGGCCGCCGATGCTCGCGTCCTCGGTGTTCTGCCCCAGGGTTGAGCGCTGAGCGTCCGCGAGGGGGTTGTAAGCGTGTCCGGGATCGACACATTCCAGCTCTACTCTGTCCACGAAACGCTCGAGGCCGAGGCTCAGAGAGGCGTTAGCTTCCGTTTGAGCATGATCACGGATATTGCAGACCACCTCTTCCAGAACCAGCTGCATATCGTGGAGCTTGCTCTCGGGAAGTCCCTGGGCCTGCCATTGCTCCTCCAGCCAGCGCGCTGCCTCCCCCGGCAAACTGTCATCGATGCCGAGACTGCTTCGCTCCGCCTGCAGGGGCGCGCGACGCTCCCCGGGTATCTCAAGGAGCATGAGCGACATGTCGTCAAACTGAGGCGCCCCGGCGACAAAGGTATCGACGGCGGCAAAGATAGCCTCACCGGCCTCATTCAGGGGCAGGTTGTCCGGCTGCGCCAGAATCTCGTAGAGGCGGTCTTCGCCCAGCAGTTCATCACGGATGTCCTGGGCCTCATCAAAGCCATCGGTGTAGATCACCAGACGGTCGTCCCTTTGAAGCTGAATGCTGTTGGCGGGAAAGCTCAGCCCTTCCTGGAGTCCGAGGGCCGGACCGCGTTCCTGCGCGATGACGTGGCTTTGCCCCTCCCGGAGGAGTACCGGTGCGGTGTGTCCGCCACTGGCAAAAAGCAGTTCAAGACTCTGAAGATCCAGCACAGCAATAAACAGCGTCAGAAACATGCAGCTCTCGTTGTCCCGGGTGAGAGCTTCGTTGAGCTGCTGAAGAGCGATGTGCGGAGGCACGGGAGCAGGCTGAACTTCCCATTGCTGGATAAGACTGATCGCCCGGGCCATAAACAGCGCTGCGGGCACCCCTTTGTCAGAAACATCGCCAATACTGATCAGTAAGTACTGACCAAGCTGCTGGAAAGCGTAGAGATCTCCGCCCACGGCCTTTGCCGGGCGAACGCGGGCCCATAAGGTCAGCGCCTCATGATGGAATTCGGCCTGACCACCCTGGGGCAGCATGGCCATCTGAATTTCCCGGGCGGCACCGAGTTCGCCATCCATACGGCTGCGCTGCACCGCGGCGGCCTCAAGATCCCGTAAGTACTGACCGAGATCCTGACGCATGCCGTCAAAGGCAGTCACCAGTTGGCTGACTTCGTCATCACCATCGGCCTCGGGAAGGGCAACGTCCAGCTCACCCCGGGCGATGGACCTGCTGGCGTCCGCAAGCTCGAGAAGCGGGGCGGTGAGCCGCCGGGCGACAATCCCGATCACCAATGCCACGAGGAGTAGCATGCCCGCCCCCACGATGAGTACCCGGACCTGATAGCTGTGCAGGGGCTGCAACAGCGATGCTTCGGAGTAGACAATACCCACGGACCAGGCAACGCCCTCCACATTGGCGATGCGCAGCTGGCAGATCTCATTGCCATCGGGGCAGCTGACGGTGGTGTGTCCGCCGCTCGCCTTTGTCCTTTGCAGCCAGCTCTGCCAGTCGCTGACGGCGTCACCGTGGAGCACCTCACTCAGGGGTGCACTTATCACCCTGCCGTCGGGCGCTCCGATGAGGGTCCCCCGGGACGTGAGCATGAAACCAAAACCCCGGTCGTCCACGCGCAGATCCTCGAGGTATTCGTAAAGATCCCTGAGTCGAATATCAATGGTAGCGACGCCTATAAATGTTTGTCCGCCGTCCGGGGTATTGCGATGCAGGGGTACAGAGAAAGTTGCGAGCTCCACCATCGCACCCGTGGACTCGAAGTAGGGTTCGACCCAGGCGGGAGCACCGGTATCCCGGATAGAGGCAAACCACGGTTCTTCCCAATAGAGGGCCGCGGCGCTCGCGAGGTCAGCGCTCATGAGCTCGCTGCCCCGGCGATAGCGATAGGGCGCGAGGCCCGAGGGCGAGGGGCTGTAAGCCGGATCCAGGGCAATGGCCGCCGCAAATACCTCGGGATTACTGTCGAGGAGACTGCGCAGCACCTTGTCCATGCGCGCCTCATCGGGCACTTCTTCCATCGCCTCTCCAAGAAAGCGAAGCGATGACTCAAGACCGCGGGTAAGTTCCTGAATGCGCAGCACCGCAGCAGCTATGGAGTTCCTGGCGTTTGCTTCAAGGCCCGCGGCAATCTGCGCCCGGGATATTCGATAGTCGATAAACAGACCCGTCGCAATCACGACGGCGGCCACCAGAGCTACGGGAATAACCAGCCGCGCCGTGAATGAGCGGCCCACGATCGTGGCTACCAACTACCGGTGTTGGCCATGGAGACCCAGGGCTCCTGCGGCGCCAGGGATTCTCCTGCCTGGAGTAGCTCGATGGAAATCCCATCGGGAGAGCGGACAAAAGCCATATGGCCGTCCCGGGGCGGGCGATTGATCGTGACGCCGGCATCCATCAGCCGCTGACAGGTCGCGTAAATGTCGTCTACCCGATAGGCGAGATGGCCAAAATTACGTCCGCCGTCGTATTCCTCGGGGTCCCAGTTGTGGGTGATTTCTACCTTGGGGGCACGTTTCTCTCCACCCTGTTCTATATCGCCGGGGGCGGCGAGAAAAACCAGGGTAAAACGCCCCTCTTCGCTGTCGTAGCGACTGGTCTCCACAAGTCCCAGCGTGTCGCAGTAAAAGGCCAGGGTTTCTTTTAAATCCCGGGCGCGAACCATGGTGTGCAGGTACTGCATGCTGATCATCCGTTTAAGAGCGAGCTAGTGATACTAGGCAGCTCCCCGCCCGGCGGCAAGTCTCCCGGCCGCGTGCCTTCCCGGCGGCGGTTTCGGACAGACCCGGCGATGGTATTGCCGCTTTGCTTGTGTAGAATGTGCCGCCCTTTTGCCGGATATTCGTATTTATGTGGTTCAAAAATCTGCGGGCCTACCGCATGACTCGCGGTCTTGAGTTCTCTGCGGAGCAGTTGGAGGACAAGCTTGCAGGTCGCGGGTTCAAACCCTGCACGCCGGCGCAGCCCCTTTCCGTAGGCTGGGTACCGGCCCTGGGGGAAGGTGCCGAGATGCTGGTCCATGCCGCGGACGGCCGCATGATGCTATGCCTTCGCCGTGAAGAAAAAATTCTGCCGCCCTCGGTGGTGCGGGACCTGGTAAAAGAGCGGGTCGAAGCCATCGAAGCGCAACAGGGCCGCAAGGTCTATCGCAAGGAAAAACTCTCTCTCAAGGACGAGGTTACCCAGGACTGCATGCCCCGGGCTTTCAGCCGCCATGCGGAGCTGCGTCTGATTATCGATCCCCAGGCGCGCTGGGTATTGGTGGACTCCGCCAGCGCTTCCCGGGCCGAAGAGGCGCTTAATCTCTTGCGGGAGTGTGTGGGCAGCTTTCCGGTGCTGTTGCCCCAGACTGCGCATGCGCCCGCGGCGGCGATGACCAGCTGGCTGGCTAACTCCAGCCTCCCGGAAGATCTTCAGGCCCGGGAGGAATGTGAGCTTCGTGATATGGGGGAGCAGGCGGCGGTGATACGCTGCAAGGGTCTGGATCTGTACAGCGACGAGGTGCGGCAGCATCTCCAGGGCACGACCCAGGTAGTGCGCCTTGCCCTGGGTTGGCAGGAGCAGCTGCAGTTTGTCCTTGGCGACGATCTCTGTCTGCGCCGGATCAAGTTTTCTGACGCCCTTGTCAAAGAGAATGATGAATTGATGGACGAGGATCGCCTGGCGAGGTTGGACGCGGATTTTGCCCTCATGGCACCCACGCTGACGACTATCCAGGATCGTC from Congregibacter litoralis KT71 includes these protein-coding regions:
- a CDS encoding MYXO-CTERM sorting domain-containing protein; the protein is MRYTQLVAGLTIAAFSGLANAGLVIDSINVQMVSTEYSARDLGGDNGDRYDAALDAFNSSEGEVCSKDLEAFEGISYRKTCNGTREDYGALYTINGSLSGSVEFEFGLDWGLGGFILADYEDAPIDYYNTDIWWSKNWNNSDVLSYEFSDVGSFSLTLLGFEGCCDGINSARYRTFETSQTARTTGQTSTEWQTLRVNAVPVPGSLPLMAVGALLLLRRRQQS
- the deoC gene encoding deoxyribose-phosphate aldolase, whose amino-acid sequence is MNSYDNASIAAAIDHTLLKPEARRVDIDRICEEALEHRFAAVCVNSLWVPRVSRQLAGSSVKTCSVVGFPLGASLPAATAAEARMAIDAGAQEIDMVLSVGEALAGDWDAVHRGIAEVLASCSEVPLKVILETCLLTESHKRLACEICRDLGVAFVKTSTGFSTGGATVEDVALMRSVVGLDIGVKASGGIRDRDTAIAMLNAGANRLGCSAGVAIVTGGVGTEAY
- the rbsK gene encoding ribokinase — protein: MKIAVIGSCMVDLIAYTDTVPKAGETLVAKEFAMGCGGKGANQAVAASKLGAEVLMMGRVGDDAFADNTLANFEKYGVSTEHVSKVPGVSSGVAPIWVDADSQNRILIIPGANMHLLPADITAAKDQLKQCSMIILQLEIPLETVYAAIEFGNANGIPVLLNPAPASTELNIDYACRCDYFVPNETELEILTGMPVDTEDQIAQAAGSLLAKGLKNLIVTLGDKGALWMHGGERRHITAPSVGAVDTTGAGDAFIGCFAAELAAGTEVEAAIGRAVSYASHSVTGKGTQTSYATADEFSQWQTAAG
- a CDS encoding multidrug DMT transporter permease, which gives rise to MLIVESYSIAVAMCLITMLCWGSWANTQKLASNEWQFQLFYWDYSLGVLLLTLLFAFTIGSSGEEGRAFMPDISQAGSEAVRSAFIGGVVFNLANILLVVAIDIAGMAVAFPVAIGLALVIGVVTNYMAAPVGDPVFLFTGVGLVTAAIIVCALIYARLPQDEGRSVGKGLAISVIAGIAMGFFYRFVAASISMDFANPEAGLMTPYSAGVVFAVGLLLSNVIWLVPLMYKPISGEVAPIGEYFSKGTPRLHLVGILGGAIWCVGFSFSFIASGAAGPAISYGLGQGATMVAAFWGVFIWKEFKDAPEGTSMMIAAMFALFFVGLGLIVYSR
- a CDS encoding tetratricopeptide repeat protein encodes the protein MAFSLGSAAGALAESATADQPIFIGAEKCAGCHDSEHSQWSGSHHDLAMQKPTPDTVLGDFDNARFEYFGTETQFLTRDGNYFVRTDGPDGIITEYPVAWVFGVDPLQQYLLPMEDGRLQALAVAWDTRDVEEGGQRWYHLFPDEEIRYDDPLHWTGPYLNWNTRCAECHSTDVQKNYNADTRRFATTFFEEDVGCESCHGPGSTHVSLAQSGALGSNNASGLQTDLSARGQWYFPEGSAIARRRSTLNDQQQVDNCARCHARRSTLGHYDYGKPLSDTHRLSLLGEPLYHHDGQILDEVYVYGSFMQSKMSQAGVVCANCHEPHSNKLRAEGNGVCAQCHKSEVFDSPEHHHHPATSAGAQCVDCHMPAKTYMGVDARRDHSMRIPRPDLSVMIDTPNACTDCHADQSPQWALDALRDWGTDFGNTSQHRAVAMAALQRGDLRAAPTLLEIAKDGKESSIWRATALERASASGAEGSLQIAQNLLIADDPLLRISAVRAMQQLPVTRRYLALAPLIKDPVTGVRMEVAMSLAAVPLDELSPARQQSLLTLFDEYKAVQRQHLDMPATSMQLGIFNATRGDFPAAESAYREALALNPQLISAYLNLADLLRGQGREAEARVQLEKALGVNPQSGDAMHALGLLEARGGNRDRALDWLGKAAALETAGSRHRFVYGVAQHDFGDAPGALTTLGKLHSALPADEQVLLALVNYSAELGKTDMARRYARKLLTLAPQNPNYQRLAASLGARPRNPG
- a CDS encoding YceI family protein, which encodes MTLFTKTASILTTSLFLTGMSMSSLADWELDGERSTVQFMSVKNASVAELHHFRSITGGISDTGAAQVALDLDSVETLVPIRNQRMRELLFETVRFPAAILRAEVPKSLSELPVGETRDTAIEVEVDLHGAKQSYTTEVLVTRLKDGGLQVVISEPLLVKAADFGLADGIEVLREVAGLQSISTAVPVSGQLVFVPDSE
- a CDS encoding GMP synthase; amino-acid sequence: MKLGILKTDAVREEWVTDFGEYPDMFAALLGARDPEMEFVTYDVRLNEYPEDIDEVDAYLMTGSRHSVYDDLPWIAPLMDFVRELDGRRKKLVGICFGHQLIAQALGGKTEKAEAGWGVGMHYHRFSVRPDWFDDGDLEFPILVTHQDQVTANAPGAEVLASSDFCPNAVCQIGEHILTLQGHPEFVNDYSRAIMEFRREIITEPVYQSGIASLAQQPATERMAQWILRFLKR
- a CDS encoding HIT family protein — encoded protein: MTTRKQWQLHPTLARDCHVLGGTADVELLLHRNALLHWFILVPHTSALDLLDLPDHEREALLNQARGVSDYLKQTLDYPRVNVGALGLVVPQLHLHVVGRREGDPCWPAPVWGNLDAGSSYTSAQIDELTKAMNALGLGNA